A genomic region of Xanthomonas fragariae contains the following coding sequences:
- a CDS encoding ABC transporter ATP-binding protein, with amino-acid sequence MSAMLIVEGLGKSYRVWGSEWLRAASWFGVQVKPREEHWVLRNVGFSIAPGESIGIMGRNGAGKSTLLKLITGTSQPTEGRIVRRGRIAAILELGMGFNPELSGRENARHSAGLMGYARDQIDAVLPQIQDFAEIGEYFDEPVRTYSSGMQVRVAFAVATAFRPDILIVDEALSVGDAYFQAKCFKRIQSFKDEGTTLILVSHSAGDIVKHCDRAILIKEGRVYADGPSRDVSNLYLDELFGQKPASLQADTNDATRAMADGSEDVFHTRPYYNVNEHRWGHGGARILDYVVVSEGQEFPPRLESGSRTAFYVKIAFDQDFDNVVPGFLVKTIEGLFLYGTNSFLSSEGRVGMSVRAGEVIVCKFTMPLDLNEANYLVSLGVSSGDPLTELKPLDRRYDSIVLDVARGMLFWGMMDLKADFEIVEASK; translated from the coding sequence ATGAGCGCAATGCTGATAGTCGAAGGACTGGGAAAATCCTACCGTGTCTGGGGGAGCGAATGGCTGCGTGCCGCCAGTTGGTTCGGTGTGCAGGTCAAGCCACGGGAGGAGCATTGGGTTCTGAGAAATGTCGGGTTTTCGATTGCTCCTGGCGAGTCGATCGGGATTATGGGGCGCAATGGTGCTGGCAAGAGTACGCTGCTCAAGTTGATCACGGGAACTTCCCAACCTACCGAAGGACGAATCGTTCGTCGCGGGCGTATTGCCGCGATCCTGGAACTCGGTATGGGGTTCAATCCTGAGCTCAGTGGCCGGGAAAATGCACGCCACTCCGCGGGTCTGATGGGATACGCGCGCGATCAGATCGATGCAGTACTGCCGCAGATCCAGGATTTCGCTGAAATCGGAGAGTACTTTGACGAACCGGTGCGGACGTATTCCAGCGGTATGCAGGTGCGTGTCGCTTTTGCGGTCGCTACTGCTTTTCGCCCCGACATTCTGATTGTCGACGAGGCATTGTCGGTAGGTGATGCTTATTTCCAGGCCAAGTGTTTCAAACGCATCCAGTCATTTAAGGATGAGGGCACGACGCTTATCCTCGTTAGCCATTCGGCTGGGGATATCGTCAAGCATTGCGATCGCGCGATTTTAATCAAGGAGGGTCGAGTTTATGCCGACGGGCCCTCTCGCGATGTATCCAACCTCTATCTGGACGAGCTGTTCGGCCAGAAGCCTGCTTCACTCCAAGCCGATACCAATGACGCGACGCGAGCCATGGCCGACGGTAGCGAGGATGTCTTTCACACCCGGCCGTACTACAACGTAAACGAGCACCGTTGGGGACACGGCGGGGCGAGGATCCTCGATTACGTGGTTGTCAGCGAGGGGCAGGAGTTCCCACCACGTTTGGAAAGCGGCTCAAGGACGGCGTTTTATGTGAAGATCGCGTTTGATCAAGATTTCGACAATGTTGTTCCAGGCTTTCTCGTAAAGACGATCGAAGGATTGTTTTTGTATGGGACCAACTCTTTCCTGTCCAGCGAGGGCAGGGTAGGCATGTCAGTCAGGGCTGGCGAAGTGATCGTCTGCAAGTTCACCATGCCGCTAGACCTGAATGAAGCGAACTATCTGGTGTCGCTTGGCGTGTCCAGTGGCGACCCGCTGACCGAATTGAAGCCATTGGATAGACGGTATGACTCCATCGTTCTTGATGTCGCCAGAGGCATGTTGTTCTGGGGAATGATGGACCTCAAGGCCGATTTCGAGATCGTGGAGGCATCTAAGTGA
- a CDS encoding class I SAM-dependent methyltransferase yields the protein MTESESISALVTALPEKYQPIFGHPELSEGSSRGCEDRLTLIAQCAKRMQDALGRPLRVLDLGCAQGFFSLSLAADGHRVHGVDFLDRNIALCQALVRDNSALEATFEHATVEEVIERLEDRAYDLVLGLSVFHHLVHAQGIARVNGLCQKLADSTEAGIFEMALREEPLYWAGSLPSEPAELLAGYAFTRLLSRQTTHLSAIARPLYFASSRFWYVDEVVGKFDSWSSESHAHGMGTHQYSRRYYFGGGVFVKKMTLGMGDRAQINFKEFRNEVDFLRNPPDGYGAPRLIAALDDRFDLFLAREMMKGRLLSELIDDETLYDADRVVSELLDQLVALERARLYHNDVRCWNVLMTQDGHAVLIDYGAISPEATDSSWLDDPLLAFLITVKEILERRIVPTSPSREPALDLMSLPFRYRNAFVRLFGRARARWTFQELQDNLASPEPVSDEVPEWMSIYQYLQQSLRTYSGHVRALYMQSEHEHAALMASESSLARVRDDAQQGQEKFVALQLELEMAANRYHDLEENSRRMAEWSKELEEHAKDLEQSARQLSEQAATLEARAVEAEASRNGFREQAAELQARAAKFEANNLQLSDRIAELEIELEERQRACELAELLAANVGRLTAERDQLQEEIAQKQLSNGRLEADIAELQSTVASLLQRIERFETSGEHDRRRLKELQANLSQRNQDVETARARVRELEYSVSALEELIAEFYTSRSWRVTAPLRWVTTKVLRRDNPSAQIVPRKTEPANAIVYGGDLPSPAEAALEKRLAALDQIGRRVRKPEQ from the coding sequence ATGACCGAATCAGAAAGTATCAGCGCGTTGGTGACGGCGCTGCCGGAAAAGTATCAGCCGATCTTTGGGCACCCAGAGCTTTCGGAGGGTAGCTCGAGGGGGTGCGAAGACCGGCTTACCCTGATTGCACAGTGCGCGAAGCGGATGCAGGATGCGCTCGGACGCCCACTCCGCGTGCTTGACCTCGGCTGTGCACAGGGCTTTTTCTCCTTGAGTTTGGCGGCGGATGGTCACCGGGTCCATGGTGTGGATTTCCTTGATCGGAACATTGCGCTGTGCCAGGCGCTCGTTCGCGACAACTCTGCACTTGAAGCCACCTTCGAACACGCAACGGTTGAGGAAGTGATCGAGCGGCTAGAAGACAGGGCATACGACCTGGTGCTGGGCCTGAGCGTGTTCCATCACCTCGTGCATGCCCAAGGCATTGCACGCGTCAACGGGCTGTGCCAGAAGCTTGCTGATTCCACCGAAGCGGGCATCTTCGAGATGGCCTTGCGCGAGGAGCCGCTCTATTGGGCCGGTTCTCTACCGAGCGAGCCAGCGGAACTGTTGGCAGGCTATGCCTTTACCCGGCTTTTGTCGCGCCAGACGACCCACCTGTCGGCGATCGCGCGGCCGCTGTACTTTGCGAGTAGCAGGTTCTGGTACGTGGACGAGGTCGTCGGGAAATTCGATTCCTGGTCGTCGGAGTCGCATGCCCATGGCATGGGCACTCACCAATACAGCAGGCGGTATTACTTCGGTGGCGGCGTCTTCGTGAAAAAGATGACGCTCGGTATGGGCGACCGCGCGCAGATCAATTTCAAAGAGTTCCGCAATGAGGTCGATTTCCTCCGAAACCCTCCCGATGGTTACGGCGCTCCTCGGCTGATCGCAGCGCTGGACGACCGCTTCGACCTTTTCCTGGCCAGGGAGATGATGAAAGGCCGCTTGCTTTCGGAGCTGATCGACGATGAGACGCTCTACGATGCCGACCGGGTCGTATCGGAGCTGTTGGATCAGCTAGTGGCGCTTGAGCGCGCACGGCTATATCACAACGATGTGCGCTGCTGGAACGTGCTCATGACCCAAGACGGGCATGCCGTGCTGATTGATTACGGTGCCATTTCCCCCGAGGCTACAGATAGTTCCTGGCTGGACGATCCGCTGCTGGCTTTCCTGATTACCGTGAAGGAGATTCTCGAACGCCGCATCGTGCCTACCAGCCCGAGCCGCGAACCGGCGCTGGATCTGATGTCGCTGCCTTTCCGATATCGGAATGCATTCGTTCGCTTGTTTGGGCGGGCACGGGCGCGCTGGACCTTTCAGGAACTGCAGGACAATCTGGCGTCGCCGGAGCCGGTGTCCGATGAAGTGCCGGAGTGGATGTCGATCTATCAGTACCTGCAGCAATCCCTGCGCACCTACAGCGGGCATGTGCGTGCGTTGTACATGCAGAGTGAACACGAACACGCTGCATTGATGGCAAGCGAGTCTTCGCTGGCGCGCGTCCGCGACGATGCGCAACAGGGTCAGGAAAAGTTTGTCGCGCTTCAGCTCGAGCTCGAGATGGCGGCTAACCGTTACCACGATCTGGAGGAAAATAGCCGTCGTATGGCGGAGTGGTCCAAAGAGCTCGAAGAGCACGCGAAGGATTTGGAACAAAGCGCCCGCCAGCTGAGTGAGCAGGCAGCGACACTGGAGGCCCGGGCTGTTGAGGCCGAGGCGAGCAGGAACGGGTTCCGCGAACAGGCCGCCGAACTCCAAGCGCGCGCCGCCAAGTTCGAGGCCAACAACCTGCAGCTGTCCGACCGCATCGCCGAGCTTGAGATTGAGCTGGAAGAACGACAGCGCGCTTGCGAGCTTGCAGAGTTGTTGGCGGCCAATGTCGGCAGACTGACTGCAGAGCGAGACCAGTTGCAGGAAGAAATAGCTCAAAAGCAGCTGTCCAATGGACGCTTGGAAGCCGACATTGCGGAGCTTCAATCCACTGTCGCCTCCCTCCTGCAGCGGATCGAGCGTTTCGAAACATCAGGCGAACACGACCGGCGTCGACTGAAGGAGCTGCAGGCAAATCTGTCGCAGCGCAATCAGGACGTGGAAACGGCGCGCGCCCGGGTCCGCGAGCTTGAGTACTCCGTCAGTGCGCTAGAGGAGCTCATTGCCGAGTTCTATACCAGCCGGTCTTGGCGCGTCACCGCGCCGCTCAGATGGGTTACCACCAAGGTTCTCAGGCGTGATAATCCTTCGGCACAGATAGTGCCAAGAAAGACGGAACCGGCCAATGCCATCGTTTATGGCGGAGACTTGCCAAGTCCTGCCGAGGCGGCGCTGGAGAAGCGGCTGGCCGCGCTCGACCAAATTGGGCGCCGAGTAAGGAAACCCGAGCAGTAA
- a CDS encoding glycosyltransferase family 4 protein: MKRIIVLGAQVPFVRGGAELLNEELVRQINLWGMQRHVVAELVQLPYKWYPETEILSAMLSWRLLDLNESNGQKIDLCICTKFPTYAASHANKTLWLVHQHRVLYDLAHTRFDQPYLSSRESAVRDALRVSDKDMLSDIHSRFTISQTVTDRLTQYCGLSSEVLYPPSKLAPHIKSGEYGDFVLCIGRLESIKRPDLLIQAAQHVPHAKVVIAGTGASDYARSLAPLVRELGLEKRVELAGFIEDARLLELIANCRAVFYSPVDEDYGFATLESFAAHKPVITVDDSGEVCRIVRSTGSGWVTGPTPEAIAESLLDCYAKTPAQLRMLAEEGHRLSETITWDRVIRRLVESRL; encoded by the coding sequence TTGAAAAGAATTATCGTACTCGGCGCGCAGGTGCCGTTTGTTCGCGGAGGCGCCGAGCTCCTCAATGAAGAGTTGGTGCGGCAGATCAATCTGTGGGGCATGCAGCGCCACGTCGTCGCTGAACTGGTGCAACTGCCCTACAAGTGGTATCCGGAAACCGAGATCCTCTCCGCGATGCTTTCCTGGCGACTGCTGGACCTCAACGAGAGCAACGGACAGAAGATTGACCTGTGCATCTGCACCAAGTTTCCAACGTACGCGGCGTCGCATGCCAACAAAACGCTGTGGCTTGTGCACCAGCACAGGGTGCTTTACGACCTCGCGCACACGCGCTTCGATCAGCCCTATCTGAGCAGCAGGGAGTCTGCTGTGCGCGATGCATTGCGTGTGTCGGATAAGGACATGCTGTCCGACATCCACTCGCGTTTCACAATTTCTCAGACAGTTACTGACCGGCTGACGCAGTATTGCGGCCTATCTTCGGAAGTGCTCTATCCGCCATCCAAGCTGGCGCCGCACATCAAGTCGGGCGAGTACGGGGATTTCGTGCTGTGCATCGGTCGTCTTGAATCGATCAAGCGGCCGGACCTGTTGATTCAGGCAGCCCAGCACGTACCGCATGCGAAGGTTGTCATCGCCGGAACCGGCGCAAGCGACTACGCACGCTCGCTGGCGCCGCTAGTGCGCGAGCTGGGCCTGGAAAAAAGGGTCGAGCTGGCTGGTTTCATCGAAGATGCCCGCTTGCTTGAGCTGATCGCCAATTGTCGCGCAGTGTTCTACTCGCCGGTCGACGAGGACTATGGCTTCGCGACTCTCGAGAGTTTCGCCGCGCATAAGCCGGTCATCACCGTCGATGACAGCGGCGAAGTGTGCCGTATCGTGCGGTCCACCGGCAGCGGCTGGGTGACCGGTCCGACCCCGGAGGCCATCGCCGAGAGCCTGTTGGACTGCTATGCCAAGACGCCCGCGCAGCTTCGCATGTTGGCTGAGGAAGGCCATCGCCTCAGCGAGACCATCACCTGGGACCGTGTGATCCGTCGCCTCGTGGAGAGCCGGCTTTGA
- a CDS encoding glycosyltransferase has translation MVGPQPPDRSGIAEYAAGLVDMLRDCGLSVDTVTAADVEQQGASQIVASLRTADAVVYQMGNHPTFHGWMLPLMAAVPGIVHLHDLVLHQMAAGVLSDAGRLDSANYAGLLEKWHSTSQVRAATVALRLGTPIWSRDQVVDYPLHQIATQYATEMVVHSQYSADRIARDFPWLPVTVVPQLYPLVAPHRVRGQLNTIALLGGGQVNRRFDWVVQALVMIDKALDEPLTLEIAGEVEPAVARQLEALTRLRNVRLINHGRVDDENFCKVFERADLMIALRQPTMGEASAVVSKAMQAGLPTIVSDHGWYAELPGCVKKIAPDGGCATALAELLLHLAQCSQSYGRWAEECADLAGRPSLSPFAAAEQYARLLRTHRVFSDFRDRVADAIASMRVDADSPLGSELQRIDVRAGLKGDRWVDVALAVLDDQKLDSHARITGETVGPYPYTEPLPDTAFQGSAAVVDADLSVVEASNVIPLRVQLTNEGDFPWLSPSDRTIKPFGIYLGYFWHSSDPSLELVEQARHFLEDVVRPSSSGIHEMIIRTPDVPGEYQLEIDLVQESVCWFKHRGFMPARASVHVEAGSP, from the coding sequence ATGGTCGGTCCCCAGCCGCCCGACCGGTCCGGCATTGCGGAGTACGCGGCTGGCCTAGTCGATATGTTGCGTGATTGTGGCTTGTCGGTTGATACAGTCACCGCCGCGGATGTCGAGCAGCAAGGCGCATCGCAGATCGTTGCCAGCCTCCGCACGGCGGATGCGGTCGTCTATCAAATGGGAAACCATCCGACGTTCCACGGCTGGATGCTGCCACTCATGGCTGCCGTGCCGGGCATCGTGCATTTGCATGATCTGGTGCTTCACCAGATGGCGGCTGGCGTGTTGAGCGATGCGGGTCGACTGGACAGCGCCAATTACGCCGGCTTGCTGGAAAAGTGGCATTCAACCTCACAGGTCAGAGCTGCAACGGTGGCCCTTCGTCTCGGCACGCCGATATGGAGCCGCGACCAAGTAGTTGATTACCCGCTTCATCAGATCGCAACCCAGTATGCGACTGAAATGGTCGTGCATTCCCAGTACTCTGCGGATCGGATAGCACGGGATTTTCCTTGGCTCCCCGTCACCGTGGTGCCCCAGCTTTATCCGCTCGTTGCACCCCATCGCGTTCGCGGCCAGCTGAATACCATCGCGCTTCTTGGCGGAGGTCAGGTGAACCGCCGCTTCGATTGGGTCGTGCAGGCGCTGGTCATGATCGACAAGGCTCTGGACGAGCCGCTCACGCTGGAGATCGCAGGGGAAGTCGAGCCCGCGGTGGCGCGCCAGCTCGAGGCGTTAACAAGGCTGCGCAACGTACGACTGATCAACCATGGCCGTGTCGACGACGAGAATTTCTGCAAGGTGTTCGAACGAGCCGACCTGATGATCGCCTTGCGGCAGCCCACCATGGGCGAAGCGTCTGCTGTGGTCTCCAAGGCCATGCAGGCCGGGCTTCCGACAATCGTGTCCGACCATGGCTGGTATGCCGAGCTTCCCGGCTGTGTGAAAAAGATCGCTCCCGATGGTGGCTGCGCAACCGCGTTGGCGGAACTGCTGCTGCACCTGGCGCAGTGTTCACAGTCGTATGGCCGCTGGGCGGAGGAATGTGCCGACTTGGCCGGCCGACCTTCGCTATCCCCCTTCGCGGCGGCGGAGCAGTATGCGCGGCTATTGCGCACCCATCGCGTCTTCTCCGATTTCCGCGACAGGGTGGCAGACGCGATAGCGAGCATGAGGGTGGACGCCGACTCCCCGCTCGGCAGCGAGCTGCAGCGGATCGACGTTCGCGCCGGCCTGAAGGGGGATCGCTGGGTGGATGTGGCGCTGGCAGTTCTTGACGACCAGAAGCTGGACTCGCATGCCCGGATCACCGGCGAAACGGTCGGGCCGTATCCTTATACAGAGCCCCTGCCTGACACGGCATTCCAGGGTTCCGCGGCCGTGGTTGACGCTGATCTCAGCGTTGTGGAGGCCTCGAACGTGATTCCCTTGCGCGTTCAGCTTACCAATGAGGGGGATTTCCCCTGGCTCAGCCCGTCTGACCGCACTATCAAGCCATTTGGAATATATCTGGGCTATTTCTGGCATTCGTCCGACCCTTCGCTGGAGCTGGTCGAGCAGGCTCGTCATTTTCTGGAGGATGTAGTACGCCCGTCGTCATCCGGTATCCATGAGATGATTATCCGTACGCCTGACGTTCCCGGGGAGTATCAGCTGGAAATTGATCTGGTCCAAGAATCCGTTTGCTGGTTCAAACACAGGGGCTTTATGCCTGCGCGTGCCAGCGTGCACGTAGAGGCGGGCTCGCCATGA
- the gmd gene encoding GDP-mannose 4,6-dehydratase: MKTALITGISGQDGAYLAQLLLDKGYRVFGTYRRTSSVNFWRIEELGIAAHPNLHLIEYDLTDLGSSIRMLESAGATEVYNLAAQSFVGVSFDQPTTTAQITGIGPVHLLEAIRQVNRDIRFYQASTSEMFGKVQAVPQIETTPFYPRSPYGVAKLYAHWMTVNYRESYDIFGSSGILFNHESPLRGREFVTRKITDSVAKIKLGLLDCMELGNLDAKRDWGFAREYVEGMWRMLQADEPDTFVLATNRTETVRDFVSMAFKGAGIDVEFRNSDVDEIAVDVQTGKTVMKINPKFHRPAEVELLIGNPEKAERVLGWRPETSLESLCQMMVEADLKRNERGASF, from the coding sequence ATGAAGACTGCGTTGATTACTGGAATCTCTGGTCAGGACGGGGCTTACCTGGCCCAATTGCTCCTGGACAAGGGGTATCGTGTGTTCGGCACCTATCGCCGAACGAGTTCCGTCAATTTCTGGCGGATCGAGGAGCTGGGAATCGCAGCCCACCCGAACCTTCATCTGATCGAATACGATTTGACCGATCTGGGTTCAAGCATCCGCATGCTTGAAAGCGCTGGCGCCACAGAGGTCTACAATCTGGCTGCTCAGAGTTTCGTCGGTGTGTCGTTCGACCAGCCGACGACTACCGCGCAGATTACCGGTATCGGTCCGGTTCACCTGCTCGAAGCGATCCGCCAGGTTAATCGGGATATTCGTTTTTACCAGGCGTCGACTTCGGAAATGTTCGGCAAGGTGCAGGCGGTTCCGCAGATCGAGACCACGCCGTTCTATCCGCGTAGTCCTTATGGCGTGGCCAAGCTTTATGCGCACTGGATGACCGTTAATTACCGCGAAAGCTACGACATCTTCGGTTCGAGCGGCATCTTGTTCAATCACGAAAGCCCACTGCGTGGACGCGAGTTCGTGACGCGCAAGATCACCGACTCCGTCGCGAAGATCAAGCTCGGCCTGCTGGACTGCATGGAGCTGGGTAATCTCGACGCGAAGCGGGATTGGGGTTTTGCACGCGAGTATGTCGAAGGAATGTGGCGGATGCTTCAGGCAGACGAGCCGGACACATTTGTGCTTGCGACGAATCGCACCGAGACCGTGCGTGATTTTGTGAGCATGGCGTTCAAGGGCGCCGGGATCGATGTCGAGTTCCGCAACAGTGATGTGGACGAGATTGCTGTGGATGTGCAGACGGGTAAGACGGTGATGAAAATCAATCCGAAGTTCCATCGTCCTGCCGAGGTGGAATTACTCATCGGCAATCCAGAAAAGGCCGAGCGCGTACTGGGCTGGCGTCCTGAGACGAGCCTGGAGTCGCTTTGTCAAATGATGGTGGAAGCAGATCTGAAGAGGAACGAACGTGGTGCTTCCTTCTGA